In Lysobacter luteus, a single window of DNA contains:
- the cutA gene encoding divalent-cation tolerance protein CutA, which translates to MPVLVCLCTCPDDASARVIADALVDERLAACVSRLPGLHSTYRWEDRVEHGTEVLLLIKTTADRLAAMTARVQALHPYELPELVAVEAAGGLAPYLAWVAEQTRHDD; encoded by the coding sequence ATGCCTGTCCTGGTCTGCCTGTGCACGTGCCCCGACGACGCCAGCGCCCGCGTGATCGCCGACGCGCTGGTCGACGAGCGGCTGGCTGCTTGCGTCAGCCGCCTGCCCGGCCTGCACTCGACCTACCGCTGGGAGGACCGGGTGGAGCACGGCACGGAAGTGCTGTTGCTGATCAAGACCACCGCCGACCGGCTGGCGGCGATGACCGCGCGGGTGCAGGCGCTGCATCCGTATGAACTCCCGGAACTGGTCGCGGTCGAAGCCGCTGGCGGCCTCGCCCCGTACCTGGCCTGGGTGGCCGAGCAGACCCGACACGATGACTGA
- a CDS encoding helix-turn-helix transcriptional regulator: MTPALRIRLARRHGGLSQAALAAAVGVQRSAVSHWEGNPGKSPSAAHLREIALVTGVQFEWLATGRGKMTLTTEVEMDSIAAADALLVDDPLELRLIGAFRDSPVRARAPLVEVVEQLAQRRVGRPRNT; encoded by the coding sequence ATGACACCCGCGCTTCGCATCCGTCTCGCCCGCCGCCACGGCGGTCTGTCGCAGGCCGCACTCGCCGCCGCGGTCGGCGTCCAGCGAAGCGCGGTCAGCCATTGGGAGGGCAACCCCGGCAAGTCGCCCAGCGCCGCGCACCTGCGCGAGATCGCGCTGGTCACCGGCGTCCAGTTCGAGTGGCTGGCCACCGGGCGCGGCAAGATGACGCTGACGACCGAGGTCGAGATGGACTCGATCGCGGCCGCGGACGCGCTGCTGGTCGACGACCCGCTCGAGCTTCGGTTGATCGGCGCATTCCGCGACAGCCCGGTACGCGCCCGCGCGCCGCTGGTCGAAGTGGTCGAACAGCTTGCGCAACGCCGGGTCGGGCGTCCGAGGAACACCTGA
- the groES gene encoding co-chaperone GroES, giving the protein MNIKPLFDRVVIKRMEEEKMSAGGIVIPDSATEKPIKGEVIAVGEGKALDNGSVRAPKVKAGDKVLFGKYSGTEVKLDGTDYLVVKEDDIFAILG; this is encoded by the coding sequence ATGAACATCAAGCCGTTGTTCGACCGCGTGGTCATCAAGCGCATGGAAGAAGAAAAGATGTCCGCCGGCGGCATCGTCATTCCGGATTCGGCCACCGAGAAGCCGATCAAGGGCGAGGTCATCGCGGTCGGCGAGGGCAAGGCCCTGGACAACGGCAGCGTGCGCGCGCCGAAGGTCAAGGCTGGCGACAAGGTCCTGTTCGGCAAGTACTCCGGCACCGAGGTCAAGCTCGACGGCACCGACTATCTGGTGGTGAAGGAAGACGACATCTTCGCGATCCTCGGCTGA
- the groL gene encoding chaperonin GroEL (60 kDa chaperone family; promotes refolding of misfolded polypeptides especially under stressful conditions; forms two stacked rings of heptamers to form a barrel-shaped 14mer; ends can be capped by GroES; misfolded proteins enter the barrel where they are refolded when GroES binds) has translation MAAKEIRFGEDARSKMLRGVNTLANAVKATLGPKGRNVVLDKSFGAPTITKDGVSVAKEIELADKFENMGAQMVKEVASRTSDNAGDGTTTATVLAQALIREGMKAVAAGMNPMDLKRGIDKAVTGAVAELKNISKPSSTSKEIAQVGAISANSDTQIGDLIAQAMDKVGKEGVITVEDGSGLENELDVVEGMQFDRGYLSPYFINNQQSMQAELDDPFILLYDKKISNVRDLLPVLEGVAKAGKPLLIVAEDVEGEALATLVVNTIRGIVKVCAVKAPGFGDRRKAMLEDMAVLTGGTVISEEVGLQLEKATINDLGRAKKVQVSKENTTIIDGAGDTGSIEARIKQIKAQIEETSSDYDREKLQERVAKLAGGVAVIKVGASTEIEMKEKKARVEDALHATRAAVEEGIVPGGGVALIRALAAVADLKGDNEDQNHGIQIARRAMEAPLREIVTNAGEEPSVIVNAVKEGKGSYGYNAATGEYVDMLEAGILDPTKVTRTALQNAASIAGLMITTEAMVGELPKKDEPAMPPGGGMGDMGGMGF, from the coding sequence ATGGCTGCCAAGGAAATCCGTTTCGGCGAAGACGCGCGCTCCAAGATGCTGCGCGGCGTCAACACGCTCGCCAATGCCGTCAAGGCCACCCTGGGCCCGAAGGGCCGCAACGTCGTGCTCGACAAGAGCTTCGGCGCGCCGACGATCACCAAGGACGGCGTGTCCGTCGCCAAGGAGATCGAGCTGGCCGACAAGTTCGAGAACATGGGCGCGCAGATGGTCAAGGAAGTCGCTTCCCGGACCTCCGACAACGCCGGTGACGGCACCACCACCGCGACCGTGCTGGCCCAGGCGCTGATCCGCGAGGGCATGAAGGCGGTCGCCGCCGGCATGAACCCGATGGACCTCAAGCGCGGCATCGACAAGGCCGTGACCGGCGCCGTCGCCGAGCTGAAGAACATCTCCAAGCCGTCGTCGACGAGCAAGGAAATCGCCCAGGTCGGCGCGATCTCGGCCAACTCCGACACCCAGATCGGCGACCTCATCGCGCAGGCGATGGACAAGGTCGGCAAGGAAGGCGTGATCACCGTCGAGGACGGTTCGGGCCTGGAGAACGAGCTGGACGTGGTCGAGGGCATGCAGTTCGACCGCGGCTACCTGTCGCCGTACTTCATCAACAACCAGCAGTCGATGCAGGCCGAGCTGGACGACCCGTTCATCCTGCTCTACGACAAGAAGATCTCCAACGTGCGTGACCTGCTGCCCGTCCTCGAGGGCGTGGCCAAGGCCGGCAAGCCGCTGCTGATCGTCGCCGAGGACGTCGAGGGCGAGGCCCTGGCCACCCTGGTGGTCAACACCATCCGCGGGATCGTCAAGGTCTGCGCCGTCAAGGCCCCGGGCTTCGGCGACCGTCGCAAGGCGATGCTGGAAGACATGGCCGTGCTGACCGGCGGCACCGTGATCTCCGAGGAAGTCGGCCTGCAGCTCGAGAAGGCGACCATCAACGACCTCGGCCGCGCGAAGAAGGTGCAGGTCTCCAAGGAGAACACCACCATCATCGACGGCGCCGGCGACACCGGCTCGATCGAGGCCCGCATCAAGCAGATCAAGGCGCAGATCGAGGAGACCTCCTCCGACTACGACCGCGAGAAGCTGCAGGAGCGCGTGGCCAAGCTGGCCGGCGGCGTGGCGGTGATCAAGGTCGGTGCCTCGACCGAGATCGAGATGAAGGAGAAGAAGGCGCGCGTCGAGGACGCACTGCACGCGACCCGCGCGGCCGTCGAAGAGGGCATCGTCCCGGGCGGCGGCGTCGCCCTGATCCGTGCGCTGGCCGCGGTTGCCGACCTTAAGGGCGACAACGAGGACCAGAACCACGGTATCCAGATCGCCCGCCGTGCGATGGAAGCCCCGCTGCGCGAGATCGTCACCAATGCCGGCGAAGAGCCGTCGGTGATCGTCAACGCGGTCAAGGAAGGCAAGGGCAGCTACGGTTACAACGCCGCCACCGGCGAGTACGTCGACATGCTCGAGGCCGGCATCCTGGATCCGACCAAGGTGACCCGCACCGCGCTGCAGAACGCCGCTTCGATCGCCGGTCTGATGATCACGACCGAAGCGATGGTCGGCGAACTGCCGAAGAAGGACGAGCCGGCGATGCCGCCGGGCGGTGGCATGGGCGACATGGGTGGCATGGGCTTCTGA
- a CDS encoding S8 family peptidase produces the protein MKRFSLVLAIAAATAAGSAHAATYVVQARALDFDAALAAQVEALGGQVVARHPGIGVAIVESDTGFPARARRVRALQSVTEDRVLEFGLPRTGPTVDLTEAAANPPDSGDDDFFFDLQWGHDAIDAPEAWERTGERGAGVRVAVLDSGIDCDHPDLAPNLNLALSTSFVDGEALCDLPAGFNHGTHVAGTVAAADNAYGTIGVAPEAEIVAVKVLSAYTGSGSFASIIGGIVHAADVDADLVNMSLGVQGGLPVTPDTHTLVGAVLRAVTYARQNGTTLIASAGNDGIDFDTATDGFGNKLIAFPGGLHGVIGVSATAPEGWALSPMTDLDLLSHYSSFGKVVVNFAAPGGDWDYPGNEVCLIAGQLRPCWVFDYVFSTSNNGWGWASGTSMAAPHVTGVAALIIGANGGSMSPSAVLSALTHGADDKGAAGLDAQYGRGRVNADKSL, from the coding sequence ATGAAACGTTTCAGCTTGGTGCTGGCCATCGCCGCGGCGACGGCGGCAGGCAGTGCGCACGCAGCCACTTACGTGGTGCAGGCCCGGGCCCTGGATTTCGACGCCGCGCTGGCGGCGCAGGTCGAGGCATTGGGCGGACAGGTGGTCGCCCGCCATCCCGGGATCGGCGTGGCGATCGTGGAGTCCGACACCGGCTTCCCCGCGCGCGCGCGCCGGGTGCGGGCGTTGCAGTCGGTGACCGAGGACCGCGTGCTCGAGTTCGGCCTGCCCCGGACGGGACCGACGGTCGACCTGACCGAGGCAGCCGCCAATCCGCCCGACAGCGGTGACGACGACTTCTTTTTCGACCTGCAGTGGGGCCACGACGCGATCGACGCGCCCGAGGCGTGGGAGCGGACCGGCGAGCGCGGTGCAGGGGTGCGCGTCGCGGTGCTGGATTCGGGCATCGACTGCGACCACCCGGACCTGGCGCCCAACCTCAACCTTGCCCTGAGCACGTCGTTCGTGGATGGCGAGGCGCTGTGCGACCTGCCGGCGGGCTTCAACCACGGCACGCACGTCGCCGGTACGGTGGCCGCGGCGGACAACGCCTACGGCACGATCGGGGTCGCGCCGGAAGCGGAGATCGTCGCGGTCAAGGTGCTGTCGGCCTACACCGGCTCGGGCAGCTTCGCGAGCATCATCGGCGGCATCGTGCACGCGGCCGACGTCGACGCCGACCTGGTCAACATGAGCCTGGGCGTCCAAGGCGGCCTGCCGGTGACGCCCGACACGCACACGCTCGTCGGTGCGGTCCTGCGGGCGGTGACCTACGCGCGCCAGAACGGCACCACCCTGATCGCCTCGGCCGGCAACGACGGCATCGACTTCGACACCGCGACCGACGGGTTCGGCAACAAGCTGATCGCGTTCCCGGGCGGCCTGCACGGTGTCATCGGGGTTTCGGCCACGGCGCCGGAAGGCTGGGCGCTGAGCCCGATGACCGACCTCGACCTGCTGTCGCACTACAGCAGCTTCGGCAAGGTGGTGGTCAACTTCGCCGCGCCGGGCGGCGACTGGGACTATCCAGGCAACGAGGTCTGCCTGATCGCCGGCCAGCTGCGCCCGTGCTGGGTGTTCGACTACGTGTTCAGCACGAGCAACAACGGGTGGGGCTGGGCGAGCGGTACGAGCATGGCCGCGCCGCACGTGACCGGCGTGGCGGCGCTGATCATCGGGGCGAATGGCGGTTCGATGAGTCCGAGTGCCGTGCTGTCGGCGCTGACCCATGGGGCCGACGACAAGGGGGCGGCGGGGCTCGACGCGCAGTACGGGCGGGGCCGGGTGAACGCCGACAAGTCCCTGTAG
- the glnE gene encoding bifunctional [glutamate--ammonia ligase]-adenylyl-L-tyrosine phosphorylase/[glutamate--ammonia-ligase] adenylyltransferase — protein MTQSAAPDSVPAVATDAVQRSLDRLAESVPDAARHAGRLRPVALASDFAVDVLVRQPDLLARLLADDGTAPLPVPVLDPGNRDAWPMLLRRYRVAASTRLIWRDVHGLDDVEATLAGSTALAETCLRLALDAVEHDVASRHGVVCDPDGMPQRLVVFGLGKLGGGELNFSSDVDLVYGYEHGGESDGARPLAAEAWFSRVGQHLAKLLDEVTADGFCHRVDLRLRPYGNAGRVAWSFAAMEQYFQHEGRDWERYAWQKARPVAGDLDAGGRFLDVLRPFVYRRYLDFGALDGLRAMKAAITAEVARKELADDIKRGPGGIREIEFLVQALQLIRGGREPELRERGLLAALSLLVEANQVEPEAGAALAEAYRFLRRLENRLQMLRDAQVHSLPDSDVDRARIATALGHADWSSLRSALDAHRALVSGEFAALLAPRRRPQAADALAAYWRDVGASGESAGEADSEVLAEAGFAESREADALLRDFARSPGVRGLSDGTRARLDRVLPALLQGAARSSQPLLALRRMVALLHNILRRSAYLALLDEQPAALSRLVEVVGQSALLAERLALHPLLLDELLDSRVAGPLPDREALIEACVMVASDRDDTEPDDTEAVLNALNEVRQALSFRIAMATRDGRQPAVDSARQLAWLADGVVRRVLTLAAREVAAAHGRVPDARFAVLGYGSLGGEELGFGSDLDLVFLYDAPAEAQSDGARPLDASRWFARLAQKVVALLGAPSAAGRLFDVDVRLRPDGAKGLLVSSLASFADYQRHRAWNWEHQALVRARCLVGDDSLCADFGAVREQTLARPRDPAQVRVDVSKMRARMRAELDRSDAAAFDLKQGEGGLVDLEFLLQALVLDHADEHPLLLQPRDTPGLVDALHRAGMFDARRREDLQSAHSTLLALGLECTLDRRTRRVPPDARVETAREAIREAVRAHGLVFDARA, from the coding sequence ATGACCCAGTCCGCCGCACCCGACTCCGTACCCGCCGTCGCCACCGACGCCGTGCAGCGCTCGCTTGACCGCCTGGCCGAATCCGTGCCGGACGCTGCGCGCCACGCCGGGCGGCTGCGGCCGGTCGCACTGGCGAGCGACTTCGCAGTCGACGTGCTGGTGCGTCAGCCGGACTTGCTCGCGCGCCTTCTGGCCGACGATGGCACCGCCCCACTGCCCGTCCCCGTGCTGGACCCGGGCAACCGTGATGCGTGGCCGATGCTGTTGCGCCGCTACCGGGTGGCGGCTTCGACGCGGCTGATATGGCGCGACGTGCACGGGCTGGACGACGTGGAAGCGACCCTCGCCGGCAGCACCGCGCTGGCCGAGACCTGCCTGCGGCTCGCACTCGACGCGGTCGAACACGATGTCGCCAGCCGCCACGGCGTCGTCTGTGATCCGGATGGCATGCCCCAGCGGCTGGTCGTATTCGGTCTCGGCAAGCTCGGCGGCGGCGAACTGAACTTCAGCTCCGACGTGGACCTGGTCTACGGCTACGAGCACGGCGGCGAGTCCGACGGCGCGCGGCCACTCGCGGCCGAGGCGTGGTTCTCGCGCGTCGGGCAGCACCTGGCCAAACTGCTGGACGAAGTCACCGCGGACGGCTTCTGCCACCGGGTCGACCTGCGGCTGCGCCCGTACGGCAACGCCGGCCGTGTGGCCTGGTCATTCGCCGCGATGGAGCAGTACTTCCAGCACGAGGGGCGCGACTGGGAGCGCTATGCATGGCAGAAGGCGCGGCCGGTGGCCGGCGACCTCGATGCCGGCGGCCGCTTCCTCGACGTGCTGCGGCCGTTCGTCTACCGCCGCTACCTTGACTTCGGCGCGCTCGACGGCCTGCGCGCGATGAAGGCGGCGATCACTGCCGAGGTCGCGCGCAAGGAGCTGGCCGACGACATCAAGCGCGGGCCGGGCGGCATCCGCGAGATCGAGTTCCTGGTGCAGGCGCTGCAGCTGATCCGCGGCGGGCGCGAACCCGAGCTGCGCGAGCGCGGCCTGCTCGCGGCGCTGTCGCTGCTGGTCGAGGCGAACCAGGTCGAGCCGGAGGCCGGCGCCGCACTCGCCGAGGCGTACCGGTTCCTGCGACGGCTGGAAAACAGGCTGCAGATGCTGCGCGATGCGCAGGTCCACTCGCTGCCCGACAGCGATGTCGACCGCGCACGGATCGCGACGGCACTGGGCCATGCGGACTGGTCTTCGCTGCGAAGCGCGCTCGATGCGCACCGCGCGCTGGTGAGCGGGGAATTTGCCGCATTGCTGGCACCGCGCCGGCGACCACAGGCGGCCGATGCGCTTGCGGCGTACTGGCGCGACGTCGGCGCGTCGGGCGAATCGGCCGGCGAGGCCGACAGCGAGGTGCTTGCCGAGGCCGGCTTCGCCGAGTCGCGCGAGGCCGATGCGCTGTTGCGGGATTTCGCCCGCAGCCCCGGCGTGCGCGGGTTGTCGGATGGCACCCGGGCGCGGCTGGACCGCGTGCTGCCGGCATTGCTGCAGGGCGCGGCCCGCTCAAGCCAGCCGCTGCTGGCGCTGCGGCGGATGGTCGCGCTGCTCCACAACATCCTGCGCCGCAGCGCCTACCTGGCGTTGCTTGACGAGCAACCGGCGGCGCTGTCGCGGCTGGTGGAAGTGGTCGGCCAGAGCGCCTTGCTGGCGGAGCGGCTCGCGCTGCACCCGCTGTTGCTCGACGAACTGCTCGACTCGCGCGTCGCCGGGCCGCTCCCGGACCGCGAGGCGCTGATCGAGGCGTGCGTGATGGTGGCCAGCGACCGCGACGACACCGAACCCGACGACACCGAGGCGGTGCTCAACGCGCTCAACGAGGTGCGCCAGGCACTGAGCTTCCGCATCGCGATGGCCACCCGCGACGGCCGCCAGCCGGCGGTCGACAGTGCCCGCCAGCTGGCCTGGCTGGCCGATGGCGTGGTCCGCCGCGTGCTGACCCTGGCCGCGCGCGAGGTCGCCGCCGCGCATGGCCGGGTGCCGGACGCCCGGTTCGCGGTGCTCGGCTACGGCAGCCTGGGTGGCGAAGAACTCGGCTTCGGTTCCGACCTGGACCTCGTCTTCCTCTACGACGCGCCAGCCGAGGCCCAGTCCGACGGTGCGCGGCCGCTTGATGCCTCGCGCTGGTTCGCGCGCTTGGCGCAGAAGGTCGTCGCGCTGCTGGGTGCGCCGTCGGCGGCCGGCCGGCTGTTCGACGTCGACGTGCGCCTGCGTCCCGACGGCGCCAAGGGCCTGCTCGTGTCATCGCTCGCCAGTTTTGCCGACTACCAGCGCCACCGGGCTTGGAACTGGGAGCACCAGGCACTGGTGCGCGCCCGCTGCCTGGTGGGCGATGACAGCCTGTGCGCGGATTTCGGCGCGGTGCGCGAGCAGACCCTGGCACGGCCGCGCGACCCGGCACAGGTCCGCGTGGACGTCTCGAAGATGCGCGCGCGCATGCGTGCCGAGCTGGACCGCAGCGACGCGGCGGCGTTCGACCTCAAGCAGGGCGAGGGCGGGCTGGTGGACCTGGAGTTCCTGCTGCAGGCGCTGGTGCTGGACCATGCCGACGAGCACCCGTTGCTGCTGCAGCCGCGCGATACGCCGGGGCTGGTCGACGCGCTGCACCGCGCCGGCATGTTCGATGCCCGGCGCCGCGAAGACTTGCAGTCGGCCCATTCGACCCTGCTCGCGCTGGGGCTGGAATGCACGCTCGACCGGCGTACCCGCCGGGTGCCGCCGGACGCGCGTGTGGAGACCGCGCGCGAGGCGATCCGCGAGGCGGTGCGGGCGCACGGCCTGGTCTTCGACGCGCGCGCCTGA
- a CDS encoding mitochondrial fission ELM1 family protein: MERSPATSIWTVTDGHAGNLRQAQALAAALGGRPHHCTVHPRAPWRWLAPRRLPLARAGLGNALGRLLDEPPALAIGCGRQAALATRVLRSRGSRAVQILDPRLSTRHWDLVIAPEHDGLDGDNVIRLLGSLHPVDDTWLATARGHFAALGTLAQPRTALLLGGISAHARFAPAMIDALVERLHRTVEAEGGCLMVTTSRRTPDEVVARLRGRLQGKAHVVLNGPGDGGNLYPGMLAWADRIVCTADSVNMVSEACATHAPVFVAGIDELRGRPRRFLDSLLGLGRVRGVDDVLAPFAATPLRETGRVSAEVRRRLDLAG; this comes from the coding sequence GTGGAACGATCACCCGCCACGTCCATCTGGACCGTCACCGACGGGCACGCCGGCAACCTGCGCCAGGCGCAGGCGCTGGCGGCGGCGCTGGGTGGACGTCCGCACCATTGCACGGTGCACCCGCGGGCGCCGTGGCGCTGGCTGGCACCCCGGCGCCTTCCGCTGGCGCGCGCCGGGCTGGGCAATGCACTGGGGCGCTTGCTCGACGAGCCACCGGCGCTGGCGATCGGCTGCGGCCGGCAGGCGGCGCTGGCCACCCGCGTGCTGCGTTCGCGCGGCAGCCGGGCCGTGCAGATCCTGGATCCGCGGCTGTCGACCCGGCACTGGGACCTGGTGATCGCGCCCGAGCACGACGGGCTGGACGGCGACAACGTGATCCGCCTGCTCGGCAGCCTGCACCCGGTGGACGACACCTGGTTGGCCACCGCGCGCGGGCATTTCGCCGCGCTCGGCACCCTGGCGCAGCCGCGCACCGCCCTGCTGCTGGGCGGCATCAGCGCGCACGCCCGGTTCGCACCGGCCATGATCGACGCGCTGGTCGAGCGCCTGCACCGCACGGTCGAGGCCGAGGGCGGGTGCCTGATGGTCACCACCTCGCGTCGAACGCCGGACGAGGTTGTCGCCCGGCTGCGCGGGCGGCTGCAGGGCAAGGCCCACGTGGTGCTCAACGGACCGGGCGACGGCGGCAACCTCTACCCCGGCATGCTCGCGTGGGCGGACCGCATCGTCTGCACCGCCGATTCGGTCAACATGGTGTCGGAGGCCTGCGCGACCCACGCGCCGGTGTTCGTCGCCGGCATCGATGAACTGCGCGGGCGGCCGCGCCGGTTCCTCGACAGCCTGCTCGGACTGGGACGGGTGCGGGGCGTCGACGACGTGCTGGCGCCGTTCGCGGCGACCCCGCTGCGCGAGACCGGGCGGGTCTCGGCCGAGGTGCGGCGAAGGCTCGATCTCGCCGGCTGA
- a CDS encoding malonic semialdehyde reductase has product MPSTPHAPGHALDDASLDQLFRTARTHNELGGEVSDETLRALYDLLKWGPTSANMGPARLVFVKSPEAKARLAPALDEGNRAKTMAAPVTVIVGHDEDFHEKLPYLFPHTDAKSWFEGPREGRSVAAFRNGSLQGAYLILAARALGLDTGPMSGFNNAMVDELFFAGTAIKSNFLVNLGHGDPARLFPRSPRLAFDEAARIV; this is encoded by the coding sequence ATGCCTTCGACCCCGCACGCACCTGGCCACGCCCTCGACGACGCGTCCCTGGACCAGCTCTTCCGCACCGCCCGCACCCACAACGAGTTGGGCGGCGAGGTCAGCGACGAGACCCTGCGCGCGCTGTACGACCTGCTCAAGTGGGGTCCGACCAGCGCCAACATGGGGCCGGCCCGCCTGGTGTTCGTGAAGTCGCCCGAAGCCAAGGCCAGGCTGGCGCCGGCGCTGGACGAGGGCAACCGCGCCAAGACCATGGCGGCGCCGGTGACGGTGATCGTCGGCCATGACGAGGACTTCCACGAGAAGCTGCCATACCTGTTCCCGCACACCGACGCCAAGAGCTGGTTCGAGGGTCCGCGCGAGGGCCGCAGCGTCGCCGCGTTCCGCAACGGCAGCCTGCAGGGGGCCTACCTGATCCTGGCCGCCCGCGCGCTCGGGCTGGACACCGGCCCGATGTCGGGCTTCAACAACGCCATGGTCGACGAGCTGTTCTTCGCCGGCACCGCGATCAAGTCCAACTTCCTGGTCAACCTTGGCCATGGCGACCCCGCCAGGCTGTTCCCGCGTTCCCCGCGGCTCGCGTTCGACGAAGCCGCCCGCATCGTCTGA
- a CDS encoding YceI family protein, translated as MFNKLILAAALATASTAAFADPVRYTIDPSHTDVIAQWSHFGFSNPTAHFGQAEGTIVYDADDVAASSVEVTLPLAGMNSYTAKFDEHLRSSDFFDAAAFPVATFKSTSVEAVGEGKLKVAGVLTIKDNSKPVVLDVTLNKVGENMGGQPTIGFDATTTIKRTDFGVGMYAPAVSDEVRIRITTEAGVPKSAE; from the coding sequence ATGTTCAACAAGCTCATCCTCGCCGCCGCCCTGGCCACCGCCAGCACCGCCGCTTTCGCCGACCCGGTCCGCTACACGATCGACCCCAGCCACACCGACGTGATCGCCCAGTGGAGCCACTTCGGCTTCTCCAACCCCACCGCGCACTTCGGCCAGGCCGAAGGGACCATCGTCTATGACGCCGACGACGTCGCCGCCTCCAGCGTCGAAGTCACGCTGCCGCTGGCCGGTATGAACAGCTACACCGCCAAGTTCGACGAGCACCTGCGCAGCAGCGACTTCTTCGACGCCGCCGCGTTCCCGGTCGCCACCTTCAAGAGCACCAGCGTCGAGGCCGTCGGCGAAGGCAAGCTCAAGGTCGCCGGCGTGCTGACCATCAAGGACAACAGCAAGCCGGTGGTGCTCGACGTCACGCTCAACAAGGTCGGCGAGAACATGGGCGGCCAGCCGACGATCGGCTTCGACGCGACCACCACCATCAAGCGCACCGACTTCGGCGTCGGCATGTACGCGCCGGCGGTCAGCGACGAGGTGCGGATCCGCATCACCACCGAAGCCGGCGTGCCCAAGAGCGCGGAGTAA
- a CDS encoding pirin family protein, translated as MIIERPSASRGHGPATVAWLDSRHTFSFGDYYDPAWMGFGVLRVINEDRVAPGAGFPTHGHANMEILSYVLDGALAHEDSTGGGGVIRPGELQWMSAGHGVRHSEFNGSRTEPVHFLQIWLQPDRVNATPAYAQRAATGGDGWQLLASPDGRDGSLAIRQDALVRNARPAADTAVDLVLDPGRRYWLHVAQGTVEANGRALAAGDALGFEGESGPLQVTARGNGADVLLFDLPA; from the coding sequence ATGATCATCGAACGCCCATCCGCCAGCCGGGGCCACGGCCCCGCGACCGTCGCCTGGCTCGACAGCCGCCACACGTTCTCGTTCGGCGATTACTACGATCCGGCGTGGATGGGGTTCGGTGTCCTGCGGGTGATCAACGAGGACCGCGTCGCCCCCGGCGCGGGCTTCCCCACCCATGGACACGCCAACATGGAGATCCTCAGCTACGTGCTCGACGGCGCGCTCGCGCATGAGGACAGCACCGGAGGCGGCGGCGTGATCCGTCCGGGCGAGCTGCAGTGGATGAGCGCCGGCCACGGCGTGCGCCACAGCGAGTTCAACGGCTCCCGGACCGAACCGGTGCACTTCCTGCAGATCTGGCTGCAACCGGACCGGGTCAATGCCACCCCCGCATACGCGCAGCGCGCCGCCACCGGCGGCGATGGCTGGCAGCTGCTGGCGTCTCCCGACGGCCGCGACGGCAGCCTGGCGATCCGGCAGGACGCGCTGGTGCGCAATGCGCGGCCGGCCGCCGACACCGCGGTGGACTTGGTGCTCGACCCGGGGCGGCGTTACTGGCTGCACGTGGCCCAGGGCACGGTCGAGGCCAACGGGCGGGCGCTGGCCGCCGGCGATGCGCTCGGTTTCGAAGGCGAGTCGGGCCCGTTGCAGGTCACCGCACGGGGCAATGGCGCCGACGTGCTGCTGTTCGACCTGCCCGCCTGA
- a CDS encoding zinc-finger domain-containing protein — MTAAHDLPTQANTERRYTVTRADLPLSCPLPSMALWNSHPRVYLPIEAERECDCPYCGAHFVLEG, encoded by the coding sequence ATGACCGCAGCCCACGACCTCCCGACCCAGGCCAACACCGAGCGCCGCTACACCGTCACCCGCGCTGACCTGCCGTTGAGTTGCCCGCTGCCCTCGATGGCGCTGTGGAACTCGCACCCGCGCGTGTACCTGCCGATCGAGGCCGAGCGCGAGTGCGACTGCCCGTACTGCGGGGCGCACTTCGTGCTGGAAGGCTGA